A genome region from Erigeron canadensis isolate Cc75 chromosome 3, C_canadensis_v1, whole genome shotgun sequence includes the following:
- the LOC122593342 gene encoding protein RADIALIS-like 1, with the protein MASSSMSSRGSGSWTAKQNKAFERALAVFDKDTPDRWHNVAKAVPGKTAEEVERHFELLVQDVNSIESGRVPFPNYRSAKGGA; encoded by the coding sequence ATGGCATCTAGCTCAATGTCTTCACGTGGTTCGGGATCATGGACTGCCAAGCAAAACAAGGCCTTTGAAAGGGCCCTTGCGGTGTTCGATAAGGATACCCCTGACCGATGGCACAATGTTGCCAAGGCCGTTCCTGGGAAAACGGCCGAGGAAGTGGAGAGGCATTTTGAACTCCTTGTGCAGGATGTTAACAGCATTGAAAGCGGTCGCGTTCCTTTCCCCAATTATAGATCCGCCAAAGGAGGAGCATAG
- the LOC122591023 gene encoding glycine-rich RNA-binding protein-like produces MSSAEVEYRCFVGGLAWATTDQSLEQAFSQYGEVLESKIINDRETGRSRGFGFVTFKEEQAMRDAIESMNGSSLDGRNITVNEAQSRGSGGGGGGRGGYGGGGGGGGGYGRRDGGGGGGYGRRDGGGYGGGGRDSGYGGGGGGYSRGGGAPEGNWRN; encoded by the exons atGTCGTCAGCAGAAGTGGAGTACCGGTGTTTTGTGGGTGGGCTTGCTTGGGCCACAACTGATCAATCCCTAGAACAAGCTTTCTCTCAATATGGAGAGGTTTTGGAATCCAAG ATTATTAATGACCGGGAGACGGGAAGATCGAGAGGATTTGGATTTGTTACATTTAAAGAAGAACAAGCAATGAGAGACGCTATAGAATCGATGAACGGGTCAAGCCTAGACGGGCGTAACATTACTGTTAATGAGGCACAATCACGTGGaagtggaggtggtggtggtggtagaggtggatatggtggtggtggtggcggtggggGTGGATATGGTAGAcgtgatggtggcggtggtggtggataTGGTAGACGTGACGGTGGAGGATACGGCGGTGGTGGTCGTGATAGTGggtatggtggtggtggtgggggataTTCAAGGGGAGGAGGTGCTCCGGAAGGTAATTGGAGAAATTGA
- the LOC122591024 gene encoding glycine-rich RNA-binding protein-like: MAAADVEYRCFVGGLAWATSDRSLEEAFSQYGEIIDSKIINDRETGRSRGFGFVTFKDAQSLNDAIEGMNGKSLDGRNITVNEAQSRSGGGGGGGGRREGGGGGYGGRREGGGGGYGGGGRDRGYGGGGDGGYSRGNGGSGGNWRD, encoded by the exons atggcaGCAGCAGATGTTGAGTACAGATGTTTTGTTGGTGGGCTTGCTTGGGCCACATCTGATCGGTCCCTTGAAGAAGCTTTTTCCCAATATGGTGAAATCATTGATTCtaag ATTATAAATGATAGGGAAACAGGGAGATCGAGAGGATTTGGGTTTGTGACATTCAAAGACGCGCAGTCATTGAATGATGCAATTGAAGGAATGAATGGAAAAAGTCTTGATGGGCGTAACATTACTGTCAATGAAGCTCAGTCTcgcagcggtggtggtggcggtggtggtggtcgtcgtgagggtggtggtggtgggtatGGTGGTCGTCGTgaaggaggaggtggtggttatggtggtggtggtagggaCCGtggatatggtggtggtggtgatggtgggtATTCAAGGGGAAATGGTGGGTCAGGAGGAAACTGGAGAGATTAG